Proteins from a genomic interval of Clostridium sp. AN503:
- a CDS encoding type II toxin-antitoxin system PemK/MazF family toxin: MIIRRGDIYYADLRPVVGSEQGGVRPVLIIQNDVGNKHSPTVICAAITSKMNKAKLPTHVELDTRKCDMIKDSVILLEQLRTIDKQRLKERICHIDDELQEKVNRALMVSLELTT, translated from the coding sequence GTGATAATCAGACGAGGAGATATTTATTATGCAGACCTGCGTCCGGTGGTGGGCTCAGAGCAGGGCGGAGTCCGTCCCGTGCTCATCATCCAGAATGACGTTGGCAATAAACACAGCCCCACAGTGATCTGTGCGGCGATTACATCCAAGATGAACAAGGCGAAGCTGCCGACCCATGTGGAACTGGACACGCGAAAATGTGATATGATAAAAGATTCGGTGATCCTTTTGGAACAGCTCAGGACAATTGACAAGCAAAGGCTGAAAGAACGGATCTGCCATATTGACGACGAACTGCAGGAAAAGGTGAATCGAGCATTGATGGTGAGCCTGGAACTGACTACATAG
- the alr gene encoding alanine racemase yields MKRENDMKTYTRVYAPIDLDAVVYNMESMKKNISPDTGMIGVVKTDGYGHGAVPVAQAVDPYVAGYAVATIDEALNLRRHGVVKPVLILGVTHVSRYEELLEHDIRPAVFTMEQAKPLSDLAVRAGRTANIHLALDTGMSRIGMTPDEQGADLAAGIAGLPGIRAEGLFTHFARADETDKKEAQAQLSRYLHFVELLKERGVDIPVKHCSNSAGIIDLPSANLDLVRAGISIYGLYPSDEVDKNRVPLKPAMGLKSFVTYVKTLEPGQAVSYGGTFVAERSMRVATIPVGYGDGYPRNLSGKGHVLIHGKRAAILGRVCMDQFMVDVTDIPDVDVDTEVTLIGTDGKDQIRVEELSDLCGRFHYELVCDIGKRVPRVYIRHGEVVGTKDYFDDPYPGFGLD; encoded by the coding sequence ATGAAAAGGGAGAATGACATGAAGACCTATACAAGAGTCTATGCACCCATAGACCTGGATGCAGTCGTTTATAATATGGAGTCCATGAAAAAGAATATCTCACCGGATACGGGGATGATCGGCGTGGTGAAAACGGATGGTTACGGGCATGGGGCCGTGCCTGTAGCGCAGGCTGTTGACCCATATGTAGCGGGATATGCGGTGGCGACCATCGACGAGGCGCTGAACCTGCGCCGCCATGGAGTTGTAAAACCGGTCCTGATCCTGGGTGTGACACACGTAAGCCGATATGAGGAGCTGCTGGAGCATGACATCCGCCCTGCGGTCTTTACCATGGAACAGGCAAAGCCCCTGTCAGATCTGGCGGTGCGGGCTGGAAGAACGGCCAATATCCATCTGGCCCTGGATACCGGTATGAGCCGCATCGGCATGACCCCGGATGAGCAGGGAGCGGACCTGGCAGCAGGGATCGCAGGACTTCCCGGCATCCGGGCGGAGGGATTGTTTACCCACTTTGCCAGGGCGGATGAGACCGACAAAAAAGAGGCACAGGCCCAGCTCTCGCGCTATCTGCATTTTGTGGAGCTTTTAAAGGAGCGGGGAGTGGACATCCCGGTAAAGCACTGCTCCAACAGCGCCGGGATCATCGACCTGCCTTCGGCGAATCTGGATCTGGTGCGGGCGGGCATCTCCATATACGGCCTGTATCCGTCTGATGAGGTGGATAAAAACAGAGTGCCTCTAAAGCCCGCGATGGGGCTAAAGAGTTTTGTGACTTATGTAAAGACTTTAGAGCCGGGGCAGGCAGTGAGCTATGGAGGCACCTTTGTGGCGGAGCGATCCATGCGGGTTGCGACTATTCCTGTGGGCTACGGCGATGGGTATCCCCGGAATCTTTCCGGAAAAGGGCATGTGCTGATCCATGGGAAACGTGCGGCGATCCTGGGCCGCGTCTGCATGGACCAGTTCATGGTGGATGTGACGGACATCCCGGATGTGGATGTGGATACAGAGGTGACTCTGATCGGAACAGATGGGAAAGACCAGATCCGGGTGGAGGAGCTTTCGGATCTATGCGGGCGGTTCCACTATGAACTGGTATGCGATATTGGAAAACGGGTGCCGCGTGTTTATATCCGGCATGGAGAGGTGGTTGGAACAAAGGATTATTTTGACGATCCGTATCCAGGCTTTGGTCTGGACTGA